ATCTGACTTTTGCTGTTTTAAATTTATTACTCGAGCGAGAATTATCCAAAACTCTGTAAAATGCCAGATTTTCTTTAAGTCCATAAATTATTTTTACTTCTTTTACAATTTCCAGCCACAGCACATAATCTTCATTTTTATCTCTTTGCTTAAAATATCTTTTTCCCAACTTTTGTGCATCATAAATTACTGTAAGACATCCTAAATAGTTATTTTTTAGCATATCTTTGTAAGAAATTTTTTCTTTTATGATAACTTCGTTTATTTTTGTTTCATCTTCTCTAACTCTCGTATATTCTGTGCAACTTATAGCCGCATCTCTTTCTTTCATAAAATTTATCTGCTTTTCCAATTTTTTTTCGTGCCAAAAGTCATCAGCGTCAAGAAAAGCAATATATTTCCCAGTTGCCTTTTCTATCAGCTGATTTCTTCCTCTCACAACTCCGACATTTTGTTTTACATTTACAATTTTAATTCTGTCGTCTTTTTTTGCAAATTCACTCGCAATTTCAAAACTTTTATCTTTTGATTTATCATTTATTATAAGCATCTCCCAGTTTTGATAAGTTTGTGAGCGCACACTTTCTATTGCTTTTGCGATAAATTTTTGTGCATTATACATTGGAGTTATAATTGAAACTTTATCTTTTTCCATTTTTTCTCCAAATTTTTTTATTTTTAAAAAATCTTTTTTAATATTTTTTTCGATTTATTTTATATTGATGTTACATTAAACGAAATAGATTCTAGCACTTTTAATAGCGCATCAGCTGTATCAAGTGAAGTTAAACACGCAATTTCTTGTTCACTTGCAGCTCTTCTAATTTTAAATCCATCTGTTGTTGCACTTTTTTTCTTAGCCGCAGTGTTTATAATCATATCCACATGACCTTTGTAAATTACATCAAGTACATTATGCTCATATTTACCTTCATTAATTTTTCCAACAGTTTCAACTCTAAGTCCTCTATCTCTAAAGTAATGCGCAGTTTTCTCAGTCGCCATCAAATTGTAACCTAAATTTGAAAATCTTTGAGCAAGTTTATACGCTTCTTCCTTTGCATTACCACTTATTGTAAATAGCACACTTCCTTGATCTTTTACTTTTATTCCTGCAGAAATTAATCCTTTGTAAAGTGATTTTTCAAGACTTATATCACTTCCCATAACTTCTCCAGTTGATTTCATTTCAGGTCCAAGAGTTGTGTCTACATCTTTTAATTTTTGGAAACTAAATACTGGAACTTTTGTATAAACAGCATCTGCCATAGGTATTAGTCCAGTTTTATATCCTTTAGAAGCCAATGATTCTCCCAAAATTCCTTTCATAGCCAAGTTTGCCATCGGAACTTTTGTTATTTTACTCAAGAATGGCACAGTTCTCGAACTTCTTGGATTTACTTCCAGAACAAAAACTTCTCCGTGACTGATTACATATTGAATATTAAGAAGTCCAA
This genomic stretch from Leptotrichia sp. oral taxon 218 harbors:
- a CDS encoding glycosyltransferase family 2 protein codes for the protein MEKDKVSIITPMYNAQKFIAKAIESVRSQTYQNWEMLIINDKSKDKSFEIASEFAKKDDRIKIVNVKQNVGVVRGRNQLIEKATGKYIAFLDADDFWHEKKLEKQINFMKERDAAISCTEYTRVREDETKINEVIIKEKISYKDMLKNNYLGCLTVIYDAQKLGKRYFKQRDKNEDYVLWLEIVKEVKIIYGLKENLAFYRVLDNSRSSNKFKTAKVRWEIYRNEEKLPFFSAIYYFIQYAFFALKKSK